A genomic segment from Nicotiana tabacum cultivar K326 chromosome 7, ASM71507v2, whole genome shotgun sequence encodes:
- the LOC107828303 gene encoding WD-40 repeat-containing protein MSI2 codes for MTEAEMEAAGGTEEEVEEEFSVWKKNTPLLYDLVICHALEWPSLTVQWLPSPAVDNGSFLTHKLILGTHTSDDFPNFLMVANVHLPRNPASGIEHNLSNPQIPKVEIVQKIHVDGEVNRGRCMPQKPAVVAAKTSSAEVYVFDSGKQPLDHEGGSCDPDVRLRGHDKEGYGLSWSPFKEGYLLSGSDDRKICLWDVSAMPQHKVLLAHHTYEEHADVVDDVSWHPKNENLFGSVGDDCRLIIWDLRTNKSQHSVVVHEKAVNYLSFNSYNEWVLATASSDSTVGLFDMRKLSTPLHVFGSHTDEVFQVEWDPNHETVLASSAGDRRLMVWDLNRIGDEQLEGEAEDGPSELLFSHGGHKAKISDFSWNKNEPWVISSVAEDNTIQVWQMAESIYRDDDDNGDC; via the exons ATGacagaagcagaaatggaggCGGCGGGAGGAACGgaagaagaagtggaagaggaATTCTCCGTTTGGAAGAAGAACACGCCGTTACTTTACGACCTTGTCATCTGTCATGCCCTTGAATGGCCTTCTCTCACCGTTCAATGGCTTCCGTCACCTGCCGTCGACAACGGTTCCTTTTTAACACACAAGCTCATTCTAGGGACCCACACTTCCGatgatttccccaattttctCATGGTCGCTAACGTCCATCTTCCCCGTAACCCTGCTTCAGGAATCGAACACAATCTCAGTAACCCTCAAATCCCTAAG GTAGAGatagtacaaaagatacatgttGATGGAGAAGTGAATAGGGGGAGATGTATGCCACAAAAGCCAGCTGTAGTTGCGGCAAAGACCAGTAGCGCTGAAGTTTATGTCTTTGACAGTGGTAAACAGCCACTCGATCATGAAGGGGGATCTTGCGACCCTGATGTTCGACTTAGAGGGCATGATAAAGAAGGTTATGGCTTATCGTGGAGCCCATTTAAAGAGGGTTATCTTTTGAGTGGTTCGGATGATCGAAAGATATGTTTGTGGGATGTTTCTGCAATGCCTCAACATAAAGTGCTTCTGGCCCATCATACATATGAG GAACATGCAGATGTAGTTGATGATGTATCGTGGCATCCAAAGAACGAGAACCTATTTGGTTCTGTTGGAGATGATTGTCGTCTGATCATTTGGgacttaaggacaaacaaatcaCAACACTCTGTTGTAGTGCACGAGAAAGCG GTGAATTATTTATCCTTCAACTCGTATAATGAGTGGGTTCTTGCTACAGCATCATCAGATAGTACTGTCGGTCTGTTTGACATGCGAAAACTGAGCACTCCATTGCACGTGTTTGGTAGTCACAC GGATGAGGTATTTCAGGTAGAATGGGATCCTAATCATGAGACCGTACTGgcatcttcagctggtgatagaAGATTGATGGTCTGGGATCTTAACAG GATTGGTGACGAGCAATTGGAAGGGGAAGCTGAAGATGGGCCCTCTGAACTTCTCTTCTCTCATGGTGGTCACAAAGCAAAGATTTCTGACTTCTCATGGAACAAGAACGAGCCATGGGTCATTTCAAGTGTTGCAGAAGACAATACTATCCAAGTGTGGCAGATGGCTGAGAGCATTTATCGTGATGACGATGACAATGGCGACTGCTAA